The Zonotrichia albicollis isolate bZonAlb1 chromosome 9, bZonAlb1.hap1, whole genome shotgun sequence genome has a window encoding:
- the ATP13A3 gene encoding polyamine-transporting ATPase 13A3 isoform X1, translated as MEKEEKKYVNKAEEDEMEIYGYDLCRWKLVLVAVGVICSGGFLLLLLYWMPQWRVKATCRRVALKDCQVVLLRTTDEFKIWFCAKVRIMPSLGANPLQNPNPIVHKVSNGHAVHFSESAAEENKNDSRKHLPIRYFTHHSVKYFWNDSVQSFDVVRGLDESTFCSAIHNEYSTGLTKGMHDYRKAFYGVNEIAVKVPSIFKLLVKEVLNPFYIFQLFSVILWITDEYHYYALAIVIMSVISIVSSLYTIRKQYVMLHDMVAAHSIVRVSVCRGNQEIEEILSTDLVPGDTMLIPSNGTIMPCDAVLLSGTCIVNESMLTGESVPVTKINLPNPSEYPKAVGDEIYSPEVHKRHTLFCGTNVIQTRFYTGELVKALVVRTGFSTAKGQLVRSILYPKPTDFKLYRDAYLFLLSLVVVAGFGFLYTIVNSILNEVPARTIIIESLDIITITVPPALPAAMTAGIVYAQRRLKKIGIFCISPQRINICGQLNLVCFDKTGTLTEDGLDLWGIQRVENARFLLPEERACSESLLRSEFVACMATCHSLTKIEGVLSGDPLDLKMFEAIGWILEEATEEETALHNRIMPTVVRPSKQLSPESKQATDQEMELFELSTGYEIGIVRQFPFSSVLQRMCVIARVLGEKRMDAYMKGAPEVIASLCKQETVPVDFERILEDYTKQGFRVIALAHRKLESKLTWHKVQTISRDAIECNMDFMGLIIMQNKLKQETPAVLEDLHKANIRTVMVTGDNMLTAISVARDCGMILPQDKVIIAEALPPKDGQAARINWHYADTLAKCTSSSPAINSEDIPVKLVHESLEDLQMTKYHFAMNGKSFAVILEHFQDLVPKLVLHGTVFARMAPDQKTQLVEALQNVDYYVGMCGDGANDCGALKRAHGGISLSELEASVASPFTSRTPSISCVPKLIREGRAALVTSFCVFKFMALYSIIQYITVTLLYSILSNLGDFQFLFIDLAIILVVVFTMSLNPAWTELVARRPPSGLISGPLLCSVLSQIIICLAFQTLGFFWVKQQSWYEPWTPDSDACNVLDAQNTSSAHHGNETVHDEHYIKNYENTTLFFISSFQYLIVAIVFSKGKPFRQPCYKNFLFVLSVIVLYVFIFFIMLHPVEAIDEFLELVCVPPEWRLRIVIIVILNALVSVLTENVLLDMILWKVVFNRDKQGESRLTIPQPPQEAGDRCGVCFLSSLFGCREKTPKAKYMHLAQELLVDPEWPPKPRTTTEAKVPSQENGSYQIITVT; from the exons atggagaaagaagaaaagaaatatgtCAATAAAGCAGAGGAAGATGAGATG GAGATCTATGGCTACGATCTGTGTCGCTGGAAGCTGGTGCTGGTTGCTGTGGGAGTGATCTGTTCTGGtggatttcttctcctcctcctctactGGATGCCCCAGTGGCGTGTGAAAGCGACGTGCAGAAGGGTTGCTCTGAAGGACTGCCAGGTGGTTCTGCTGAGAACGACT GATGAATTCAAGATATGGTTTTGTGCAAAGGTCCGCATTATGCCTTCCTTGGGAGCCAATCCTTTACAGAATCCTAACCCCATTGTGCACAAGGTTTCAAATGGCCATGCTGTTCATTTCTCTGAATCTGCTGCAGAAGAGAATAAAAACGATTCGAGAAAACATTTGCCT ATTCGTTACTTCACACATCACAGTGTGAAGTATTTTTGGAATGATTCAGTTCAAAGTTTTGATGTTGTACG AGGCCTAGATGAATCTACCTTCTGCTCTGCAATTCATAATGAATACAGCACAGGACTGACAAAGGGAATGCATGATTACAG aaaagCATTCTATGGAGTAAATGAAATTGCTGTGAAAGTGCCTTCCATTTTTAAGCTTCTGGTTAAGGAG GTTCTCAACCCTTTTTAcattttccagttgttcagtgtGATATTGTGGATCACTGATGAGTACCACTACTATGCATTAGCAATTGTGATTATGTCTGTAATATCCATTGTTAGCTCACTCTACACCATTAGAAAG CAATATGTTATGTTACATGACATGGTAGCAGCTCACAGCATTGTAAGGGTTTCTGTCTGCAGAGGAAACCAAG AAATAGAAGAAATCCTTTCCACTGACCTGGTGCCTGGAGATACCATGTTGATTCCATCCAACGGGACAATTATGCCGTGTGACGCAGTGCTGCTCAGTGGTACTTGCATTGTAAATGAAAGTATGCTAACAG GTGAAAGTGTTCCTGTCACAAAGATCAATCTGCCAAATCCTTCAGAATATCCAAAAGCAGTGGGAGATGAGATCTACAGTCCCGAGGTGCACAAGCGGCACACGCTGTTCTGTGGGACCAATGTCATCCAGACCCGCTTCTACACTGGGGAGTTGGTCAAAGCTCTGGTGGTGAGGACAG gCTTTAGTACTGCTAAAGGACAGCTTGTTCGTTCCATACTGTATCCAAAGCCAACTGATTTTAAGCTCTACAGAGATGCGTATTTATTTCTCCTGTCTCTGGTGGTGGTAGCAGGCTTTGGATTTCTTTACACAATTGTCAATAGCATCTTAAATGAG GTTCCAGCTCGCACCATCATCATCGAGTCCCTTGACATTATCACCATCACGGTGCCTCCAGCACTCCCTGCTGCTATGACTGCTGGCATCGTTTATGCACAAAGAAGGTTGAAAAAAATTGGCATCTTCTGCATCAGCCCACAAAGGATAAATATTTGTGGCCAGCTGAATCTTGTGTGTTTTGATAAG ACTGGCACACTTACTGAGGATGGCTTGGATCTTTGGGGGATTCAGCGGGTGGAAAATGCTCG TTTCCTTTTGCCGGAAGAGAGGGCTTGCAGTGAGAGCTTGCTGAGGTCAGAGTTTGTTGCTTGCATGGCAACTTGTCATTCCCTTACAAAAATTGAAGGGGTGCTTTCTGGGGATCCCCTTGATTTGAAGATGTTTGAAGCAATAGGATGG atttTAGAAGAAGCAACTGAAGAGGAAACAGCCCTTCATAATAGAATCATGCCAACAGTGGTTCGACCTTCAAAACAACTTTCCCCAGAATCCAAGCAAGCAACAGATCAAGAAATG gAGTTGTTTGAGCTGTCG ACTGGGTATGAAATTGGGATCGTGCGCCAGTTTCCATTTTCCTCAGTGTTGCAGCGCATGTGTGTCATAGCCAGGGTTCTAGGGGAAAAGAGAATGGATGCTTACATGAAAGGTGCCCCAGAGGTGATTGCCAGCTTGTGTAAGCAGGAAACAG TTCCTGTTGACTTTGAGCGTATCCTGGAAGACTACACTAAGCAGGGCTTCCGAGTTATTGCTCTTGCTCACAGAAAACTGGAGTCTAAGCTTACGTGGCACAAAGTCCAGACTATTAGCAG AGATGCTATTGAATGCAACATGGATTTTATGGGGTTAATTATAATGCAAAACAAGTTAAAGCAAGAAACCCCTGCTGTACTTGAAGATTTGCATAAAGCCAACATTCGCACTGTCATGGTTACAG GGGATAACATGTTAACTGCTATCTCTGTGGCCAGAGACTGTGGAATGATTCTACCTCAGGATAAGGTCATTATTGCTGAAGCACTACCTCCAAAGGATGGGCAGGCTGCCAGGATCAACTGGCATTATGCAGATACCCTCGCAAAATGCACTAGTTCATCACCAGCCATAAACTCAGAG GATATTCCAGTTAAATTGGTCCATGAAAGCCTTGAGGATCTCCAGATGACAAAATACCATTTTGCAATGAATGGGAAGTCATTTGCAGTGATTTTGGAGCATTTTCAGGACCTGGTACCCAAG CTCGTGCTACACGGCACTGTGTTTGCTCGCATGGCACCTGATCAGAAAACTCAGCTGGTGGAAGCTTTACAAAATGTAGA TTACTATGTGGGCATGTGTGGAGATGGAGCAAATGACTGTGGG GCACTGAAGAGGGCACATGGTGGTATATCTCTGTCTGAACTTGAGGCTTCTGTGGCATCACCATTCACTTCCAGGACACCCAGTATTTCCTGTGTGCCAAAGCTGATCAG GGAAGGCCGTGCTGCTTTAGTAACTTCCTTCTGTGTGTTCAAATTCATGGCATTATACAGCATCATCCAGTACATCACTGTTACTCTGCTGTATTCT ATCCTGAGCAATTTGGGAGATTTCCAGTTTCTCTTCATTGATTTGGCAATCATTTTGGTGGTTGTCTTCACTA TGAGTCTGAACCCTGCTTGGACAGAGCTTGTTGCACGAAGGCCTCCATCAGGTCTTATCTCAGGTCCACTTCTGTGTTCCGTGTTGTCTCAGATCATCATCTGCCTTGCTTTCCAGACCTTGGGGTTCTTCTGGGTCAAACAGCAGTCCTGGTACGAGCCTTGGACACCAGACTCTGA TGCATGTAATGTCTTGGACGCCCAGAACACCAGCTCTGCACACCATGGGAATGAGACTGTTCATGATGAacattacattaaaaattatgaaaacaCAACTTTGTTTTTTATATCCAGCTTTCAGTACCTCATAGTGGCAATTGTCTTTTCTAAAGGAAAGCCCTTTAGACAACCATGCTACAAAAATT ttCTGTTTGTTTTATCTGTTATAGTTCTTTATGTCTTCATATTTTTCATCATGTTGCATCCTGTTGAAGCTATCGATGAATTTCTGGAG CTTGTGTGTGTGCCACCGGAGTGGCGCCTAAGAATTGTCATCATCGTTATTCTAAATGCACTTGTGTCTGTGCTGACAGAG
- the ATP13A3 gene encoding polyamine-transporting ATPase 13A3 isoform X2, with the protein MEKEEKKYVNKAEEDEMEIYGYDLCRWKLVLVAVGVICSGGFLLLLLYWMPQWRVKATCRRVALKDCQVVLLRTTDEFKIWFCAKVRIMPSLGANPLQNPNPIVHKVSNGHAVHFSESAAEENKNDSRKHLPIRYFTHHSVKYFWNDSVQSFDVVRGLDESTFCSAIHNEYSTGLTKGMHDYRKAFYGVNEIAVKVPSIFKLLVKEVLNPFYIFQLFSVILWITDEYHYYALAIVIMSVISIVSSLYTIRKQYVMLHDMVAAHSIVRVSVCRGNQEIEEILSTDLVPGDTMLIPSNGTIMPCDAVLLSGTCIVNESMLTGESVPVTKINLPNPSEYPKAVGDEIYSPEVHKRHTLFCGTNVIQTRFYTGELVKALVVRTGFSTAKGQLVRSILYPKPTDFKLYRDAYLFLLSLVVVAGFGFLYTIVNSILNEVPARTIIIESLDIITITVPPALPAAMTAGIVYAQRRLKKIGIFCISPQRINICGQLNLVCFDKTGTLTEDGLDLWGIQRVENARFLLPEERACSESLLRSEFVACMATCHSLTKIEGVLSGDPLDLKMFEAIGWILEEATEEETALHNRIMPTVVRPSKQLSPESKQATDQEMELFELSTGYEIGIVRQFPFSSVLQRMCVIARVLGEKRMDAYMKGAPEVIASLCKQETVPVDFERILEDYTKQGFRVIALAHRKLESKLTWHKVQTISRDAIECNMDFMGLIIMQNKLKQETPAVLEDLHKANIRTVMVTGDNMLTAISVARDCGMILPQDKVIIAEALPPKDGQAARINWHYADTLAKCTSSSPAINSEDIPVKLVHESLEDLQMTKYHFAMNGKSFAVILEHFQDLVPKLVLHGTVFARMAPDQKTQLVEALQNVDYYVGMCGDGANDCGALKRAHGGISLSELEASVASPFTSRTPSISCVPKLIREGRAALVTSFCVFKFMALYSIIQYITVTLLYSILSNLGDFQFLFIDLAIILVVVFTMSLNPAWTELVARRPPSGLISGPLLCSVLSQIIICLAFQTLGFFWVKQQSWYEPWTPDSDACNVLDAQNTSSAHHGNETVHDEHYIKNYENTTLFFISSFQYLIVAIVFSKGKPFRQPCYKNFLFVLSVIVLYVFIFFIMLHPVEAIDEFLELVCVPPEWRLRIVIIVILNALVSVLTEEAGDRCGVCFLSSLFGCREKTPKAKYMHLAQELLVDPEWPPKPRTTTEAKVPSQENGSYQIITVT; encoded by the exons atggagaaagaagaaaagaaatatgtCAATAAAGCAGAGGAAGATGAGATG GAGATCTATGGCTACGATCTGTGTCGCTGGAAGCTGGTGCTGGTTGCTGTGGGAGTGATCTGTTCTGGtggatttcttctcctcctcctctactGGATGCCCCAGTGGCGTGTGAAAGCGACGTGCAGAAGGGTTGCTCTGAAGGACTGCCAGGTGGTTCTGCTGAGAACGACT GATGAATTCAAGATATGGTTTTGTGCAAAGGTCCGCATTATGCCTTCCTTGGGAGCCAATCCTTTACAGAATCCTAACCCCATTGTGCACAAGGTTTCAAATGGCCATGCTGTTCATTTCTCTGAATCTGCTGCAGAAGAGAATAAAAACGATTCGAGAAAACATTTGCCT ATTCGTTACTTCACACATCACAGTGTGAAGTATTTTTGGAATGATTCAGTTCAAAGTTTTGATGTTGTACG AGGCCTAGATGAATCTACCTTCTGCTCTGCAATTCATAATGAATACAGCACAGGACTGACAAAGGGAATGCATGATTACAG aaaagCATTCTATGGAGTAAATGAAATTGCTGTGAAAGTGCCTTCCATTTTTAAGCTTCTGGTTAAGGAG GTTCTCAACCCTTTTTAcattttccagttgttcagtgtGATATTGTGGATCACTGATGAGTACCACTACTATGCATTAGCAATTGTGATTATGTCTGTAATATCCATTGTTAGCTCACTCTACACCATTAGAAAG CAATATGTTATGTTACATGACATGGTAGCAGCTCACAGCATTGTAAGGGTTTCTGTCTGCAGAGGAAACCAAG AAATAGAAGAAATCCTTTCCACTGACCTGGTGCCTGGAGATACCATGTTGATTCCATCCAACGGGACAATTATGCCGTGTGACGCAGTGCTGCTCAGTGGTACTTGCATTGTAAATGAAAGTATGCTAACAG GTGAAAGTGTTCCTGTCACAAAGATCAATCTGCCAAATCCTTCAGAATATCCAAAAGCAGTGGGAGATGAGATCTACAGTCCCGAGGTGCACAAGCGGCACACGCTGTTCTGTGGGACCAATGTCATCCAGACCCGCTTCTACACTGGGGAGTTGGTCAAAGCTCTGGTGGTGAGGACAG gCTTTAGTACTGCTAAAGGACAGCTTGTTCGTTCCATACTGTATCCAAAGCCAACTGATTTTAAGCTCTACAGAGATGCGTATTTATTTCTCCTGTCTCTGGTGGTGGTAGCAGGCTTTGGATTTCTTTACACAATTGTCAATAGCATCTTAAATGAG GTTCCAGCTCGCACCATCATCATCGAGTCCCTTGACATTATCACCATCACGGTGCCTCCAGCACTCCCTGCTGCTATGACTGCTGGCATCGTTTATGCACAAAGAAGGTTGAAAAAAATTGGCATCTTCTGCATCAGCCCACAAAGGATAAATATTTGTGGCCAGCTGAATCTTGTGTGTTTTGATAAG ACTGGCACACTTACTGAGGATGGCTTGGATCTTTGGGGGATTCAGCGGGTGGAAAATGCTCG TTTCCTTTTGCCGGAAGAGAGGGCTTGCAGTGAGAGCTTGCTGAGGTCAGAGTTTGTTGCTTGCATGGCAACTTGTCATTCCCTTACAAAAATTGAAGGGGTGCTTTCTGGGGATCCCCTTGATTTGAAGATGTTTGAAGCAATAGGATGG atttTAGAAGAAGCAACTGAAGAGGAAACAGCCCTTCATAATAGAATCATGCCAACAGTGGTTCGACCTTCAAAACAACTTTCCCCAGAATCCAAGCAAGCAACAGATCAAGAAATG gAGTTGTTTGAGCTGTCG ACTGGGTATGAAATTGGGATCGTGCGCCAGTTTCCATTTTCCTCAGTGTTGCAGCGCATGTGTGTCATAGCCAGGGTTCTAGGGGAAAAGAGAATGGATGCTTACATGAAAGGTGCCCCAGAGGTGATTGCCAGCTTGTGTAAGCAGGAAACAG TTCCTGTTGACTTTGAGCGTATCCTGGAAGACTACACTAAGCAGGGCTTCCGAGTTATTGCTCTTGCTCACAGAAAACTGGAGTCTAAGCTTACGTGGCACAAAGTCCAGACTATTAGCAG AGATGCTATTGAATGCAACATGGATTTTATGGGGTTAATTATAATGCAAAACAAGTTAAAGCAAGAAACCCCTGCTGTACTTGAAGATTTGCATAAAGCCAACATTCGCACTGTCATGGTTACAG GGGATAACATGTTAACTGCTATCTCTGTGGCCAGAGACTGTGGAATGATTCTACCTCAGGATAAGGTCATTATTGCTGAAGCACTACCTCCAAAGGATGGGCAGGCTGCCAGGATCAACTGGCATTATGCAGATACCCTCGCAAAATGCACTAGTTCATCACCAGCCATAAACTCAGAG GATATTCCAGTTAAATTGGTCCATGAAAGCCTTGAGGATCTCCAGATGACAAAATACCATTTTGCAATGAATGGGAAGTCATTTGCAGTGATTTTGGAGCATTTTCAGGACCTGGTACCCAAG CTCGTGCTACACGGCACTGTGTTTGCTCGCATGGCACCTGATCAGAAAACTCAGCTGGTGGAAGCTTTACAAAATGTAGA TTACTATGTGGGCATGTGTGGAGATGGAGCAAATGACTGTGGG GCACTGAAGAGGGCACATGGTGGTATATCTCTGTCTGAACTTGAGGCTTCTGTGGCATCACCATTCACTTCCAGGACACCCAGTATTTCCTGTGTGCCAAAGCTGATCAG GGAAGGCCGTGCTGCTTTAGTAACTTCCTTCTGTGTGTTCAAATTCATGGCATTATACAGCATCATCCAGTACATCACTGTTACTCTGCTGTATTCT ATCCTGAGCAATTTGGGAGATTTCCAGTTTCTCTTCATTGATTTGGCAATCATTTTGGTGGTTGTCTTCACTA TGAGTCTGAACCCTGCTTGGACAGAGCTTGTTGCACGAAGGCCTCCATCAGGTCTTATCTCAGGTCCACTTCTGTGTTCCGTGTTGTCTCAGATCATCATCTGCCTTGCTTTCCAGACCTTGGGGTTCTTCTGGGTCAAACAGCAGTCCTGGTACGAGCCTTGGACACCAGACTCTGA TGCATGTAATGTCTTGGACGCCCAGAACACCAGCTCTGCACACCATGGGAATGAGACTGTTCATGATGAacattacattaaaaattatgaaaacaCAACTTTGTTTTTTATATCCAGCTTTCAGTACCTCATAGTGGCAATTGTCTTTTCTAAAGGAAAGCCCTTTAGACAACCATGCTACAAAAATT ttCTGTTTGTTTTATCTGTTATAGTTCTTTATGTCTTCATATTTTTCATCATGTTGCATCCTGTTGAAGCTATCGATGAATTTCTGGAG CTTGTGTGTGTGCCACCGGAGTGGCGCCTAAGAATTGTCATCATCGTTATTCTAAATGCACTTGTGTCTGTGCTGACAGAG